The following proteins are encoded in a genomic region of Inquilinus sp. KBS0705:
- the katG gene encoding catalase/peroxidase HPI: MATNEDNITKLGDMNTSEAKCPFLNGSLKQSAGNGTRNRDWWPNQLKLNILRQYSSLSNPMGDDFNYAEEFKTLDLDAVKKDIFELMTTSQDWWPADYGHYGPFFIRMAWHSAGTYRVSDGRGGAGFGTQRFAPLNSWPDNANLDKARLLLWPIKKKYGKKLSWADLMILTGNCALESMGFKTFGFGGGRADVWEPAEDIYWGAEKEWLADNRYTKDRELENPLAAVQMGLIYVNPEGPNGNPDPRGSARDIRETFGRMAMNDEETVALIAGGHSFGKTHGAADPSQYVDKEPAAAGIAEQSLGWRNSYGSGNAGDTITSGLEGAWTTTPTKWSNNYFENLFGFEWELTRSPAGAHQWKPKDGAGAGTVPDAHDPAKRHAPFMLTSDIALRVDPVYEQISRRFLENPDQFADAFARAWFKLTHRDMGPRARYLGPEVPAEVLIWQDPIPAVTHELINEQDIADLKGKLLASGLSVSQLVSTAWASASTFRGSDKRGGANGARIRLAPQKDWKVNNPAQLATVLQTLEGIQAAFNNAQQGNKRVSLADLIVLGGNAGIEQAAKNAGYTITVPFTPGRTDASQEQTDVESFSVMEPAADGFRNYLNSHHIAAAEELLIDKAQLLTLTAPEMTVLVGGLRALNTNFDQSKHGVFTTRPGVLTNDFFVTLTDLGIKWNAVSDTQDIFEGRDRKTQQVKFTGTRADLIFGSNSELRALAEVYATEDSHDKFVHDFVAAWAKVMNLDRFDLA; encoded by the coding sequence ATGGCAACCAACGAAGATAACATCACCAAATTGGGCGATATGAACACCAGCGAAGCTAAGTGCCCGTTTCTTAACGGATCGCTTAAGCAAAGCGCGGGCAATGGTACCCGCAACCGCGACTGGTGGCCCAACCAGCTTAAACTAAACATACTGCGCCAATACTCTTCATTATCTAACCCTATGGGTGATGATTTTAACTACGCCGAGGAATTTAAAACCCTTGACCTGGATGCCGTAAAAAAAGACATTTTTGAACTGATGACCACATCGCAAGACTGGTGGCCTGCCGATTATGGGCACTACGGCCCGTTTTTTATACGCATGGCCTGGCACAGCGCGGGTACTTACCGCGTATCTGACGGGCGCGGCGGCGCGGGCTTTGGCACACAACGCTTTGCCCCGCTTAATAGCTGGCCCGATAACGCCAACCTGGATAAAGCGCGTTTACTACTTTGGCCAATCAAGAAAAAGTATGGCAAAAAACTATCATGGGCCGATTTGATGATACTTACCGGCAACTGCGCGTTGGAATCAATGGGCTTTAAAACATTTGGTTTTGGCGGTGGCCGCGCCGATGTTTGGGAGCCTGCCGAAGATATATACTGGGGCGCCGAAAAAGAATGGCTGGCCGATAACCGTTATACTAAAGACCGCGAACTGGAAAACCCGCTTGCGGCTGTACAAATGGGGCTGATATATGTAAACCCCGAAGGTCCTAACGGTAACCCCGACCCGCGTGGATCTGCCCGCGATATACGCGAAACCTTTGGCCGCATGGCCATGAACGATGAAGAGACCGTTGCACTTATTGCAGGCGGCCATAGCTTTGGCAAAACCCACGGCGCTGCAGACCCAAGCCAGTATGTTGACAAAGAACCCGCGGCAGCAGGCATAGCCGAGCAAAGCCTGGGCTGGCGAAACAGCTACGGCAGCGGCAATGCAGGCGATACCATTACCAGCGGCCTGGAAGGTGCCTGGACCACCACGCCAACAAAATGGAGCAACAATTACTTTGAAAACCTTTTTGGTTTTGAATGGGAACTAACCCGCAGCCCTGCAGGCGCACACCAGTGGAAACCAAAAGACGGCGCCGGCGCAGGCACTGTGCCCGATGCCCACGACCCGGCTAAACGCCATGCACCGTTTATGCTTACAAGCGATATCGCATTACGTGTAGACCCGGTTTACGAGCAAATATCAAGGCGCTTTTTAGAGAACCCCGATCAGTTCGCGGATGCTTTTGCCCGTGCATGGTTTAAACTAACCCACCGCGATATGGGCCCCCGCGCGCGCTACCTTGGCCCCGAAGTGCCTGCCGAAGTATTGATATGGCAAGACCCTATCCCGGCGGTAACACACGAACTAATTAATGAGCAGGATATTGCTGACCTAAAAGGCAAGCTGTTGGCTTCGGGTCTTTCTGTATCGCAGCTGGTATCAACCGCATGGGCGTCGGCATCAACCTTCCGCGGGTCCGACAAACGCGGCGGCGCAAATGGCGCGCGTATACGCCTTGCCCCGCAAAAAGACTGGAAGGTAAACAACCCGGCCCAACTGGCCACCGTTTTACAAACACTTGAGGGTATACAAGCCGCATTTAACAACGCGCAGCAAGGCAACAAGCGTGTATCGCTTGCCGACCTGATTGTATTAGGCGGTAACGCCGGTATTGAGCAGGCGGCTAAAAACGCCGGTTATACTATTACAGTGCCCTTTACACCGGGCCGTACAGATGCATCGCAGGAGCAAACCGATGTAGAATCGTTTTCGGTAATGGAGCCGGCTGCCGATGGTTTCCGCAACTATTTAAACAGCCACCATATTGCCGCGGCAGAGGAGTTACTGATTGATAAGGCGCAGTTACTAACCCTTACCGCACCCGAAATGACGGTTTTAGTAGGTGGCTTACGCGCATTGAACACCAATTTCGATCAATCGAAACATGGCGTATTTACTACGCGCCCGGGCGTGCTAACCAACGACTTTTTTGTTACCCTAACTGATTTGGGTATCAAATGGAACGCTGTTTCGGATACGCAGGATATTTTTGAAGGCAGAGACCGTAAAACTCAGCAAGTTAAATTTACCGGTACGCGTGCCGACCTGATATTTGGGTCAAATTCTGAACTGCGTGCCCTTGCCGAAGTTTACGCTACCGAAGATTCCCATGATAAGTTTGTGCACGACTTTGTTGCTGCATGGGCTAAAGTAATGAACCTGGATCGTTTCGACCTGGCTTAA
- the efp gene encoding elongation factor P — MAKASEVKVGNILRYNGELVTVTEVMHRTPGKGGAFYLDKFRNIKTGKIVEARLATDEQVEICRVETNDYQYLYEDGDYMVIMDNTTYEQHNIPKTLFGTAVRFLKEGMNVIVSFESEEPIMAQAPNNVELEITYTEPAVKGDTSSGALKNATTENGVEIKVPLFINQGDKIKVDTRTGEYLERAK; from the coding sequence ATGGCAAAAGCATCTGAAGTTAAAGTAGGAAATATATTACGTTACAACGGCGAACTGGTAACCGTTACCGAAGTAATGCACCGTACACCAGGTAAAGGCGGCGCCTTTTATTTAGATAAGTTTCGTAATATTAAAACAGGCAAAATTGTTGAAGCGCGTTTAGCTACAGATGAACAAGTTGAGATTTGCCGTGTAGAAACCAATGATTACCAGTACCTGTACGAAGATGGCGACTACATGGTGATAATGGATAACACCACCTACGAGCAGCATAACATCCCAAAAACATTATTTGGCACAGCCGTTAGGTTTTTAAAAGAAGGTATGAACGTAATAGTATCTTTTGAAAGCGAAGAGCCTATTATGGCGCAGGCCCCTAACAACGTAGAGCTGGAAATTACCTATACCGAACCTGCAGTTAAAGGCGATACCTCATCGGGCGCGTTAAAAAACGCCACAACCGAAAATGGTGTCGAGATAAAAGTACCTCTGTTCATCAATCAGGGCGATAAAATTAAGGTTGATACCCGCACCGGCGAATACCTGGAGCGCGCAAAATAA
- a CDS encoding GHKL domain-containing protein has translation MQVFLYIAAFFLLRRIIKVIKFTPLKAKWATILNIASVLVWVVFIIVDEKIPDGYDYLFSAVFLGGLLYYFKKEEDFKLVSFYLESHYPLVVITFVSGLVELIAPKFYDKYDTIFTLAILVGFSWIFARWATSKKQEEEFRAINQQNVILDKLVAERTAELTRQKDELQEAVKLLQTTQQQLIQSEKLASLGELTAGIAHEIQNPLNFVNNFSEVSMELIDEMEEELAKGDTQEAIAIASDIRQNLDKIRHHGKRADGIVKGMLQHSRASSNVTEPTDINTLADEYLRLAYHGLRAKDKSFNAELLTSFGPDIPKVNVVPQDVGRVLLNLFNNAFYAVQQKQKLGVADFKPTVQVSTAPGKNGIVIKVRDNGTGIPDEIKDKILQPFFTTKPTGEGTGLGLSLSYDIIVKAHNGTIDIDSKEGEYTEFVIYIPAKN, from the coding sequence ATGCAAGTTTTTTTATACATCGCCGCGTTCTTCCTATTAAGGCGCATTATTAAAGTAATAAAATTCACCCCGCTAAAGGCTAAATGGGCAACCATTTTAAATATTGCCAGTGTACTGGTTTGGGTTGTTTTTATTATTGTGGATGAGAAGATACCCGACGGTTACGACTACCTGTTTAGCGCGGTATTTTTAGGGGGCTTGCTGTACTACTTTAAAAAAGAGGAAGATTTTAAATTAGTAAGCTTTTATCTCGAATCGCATTATCCGCTGGTGGTAATTACGTTTGTAAGCGGCCTGGTTGAATTAATTGCACCAAAGTTTTACGACAAGTATGACACGATTTTCACCTTAGCCATCCTTGTAGGCTTTTCGTGGATATTTGCGCGATGGGCCACCTCTAAAAAGCAGGAGGAGGAGTTTAGGGCCATTAACCAGCAAAACGTAATACTGGATAAGCTTGTTGCCGAGCGTACCGCCGAACTTACCCGCCAAAAGGATGAGTTGCAGGAAGCGGTAAAACTGCTGCAAACCACCCAGCAGCAATTGATACAATCCGAAAAACTGGCCTCGCTGGGCGAGCTTACAGCCGGTATAGCGCACGAAATTCAGAACCCGCTAAACTTTGTAAACAATTTTTCGGAAGTAAGCATGGAGCTGATAGACGAAATGGAAGAAGAACTTGCTAAAGGCGATACCCAAGAAGCCATAGCCATAGCAAGCGACATACGCCAAAACTTAGATAAGATAAGGCACCATGGCAAACGTGCCGACGGCATTGTAAAGGGTATGCTGCAACATAGCCGTGCCAGCAGTAACGTAACCGAACCGACCGACATTAATACCCTTGCCGATGAGTATTTACGGCTGGCCTACCACGGCCTTCGCGCCAAAGACAAAAGCTTTAATGCCGAACTGTTAACCAGTTTTGGCCCCGATATACCCAAAGTAAATGTGGTGCCGCAGGATGTAGGGCGGGTATTGCTGAACCTGTTCAACAACGCCTTTTATGCGGTGCAGCAAAAGCAAAAATTAGGTGTGGCCGATTTTAAGCCTACTGTGCAGGTAAGCACAGCACCCGGTAAAAACGGCATTGTTATTAAAGTTAGGGACAACGGCACGGGCATCCCCGATGAAATTAAGGATAAAATATTACAGCCCTTTTTTACCACAAAGCCTACCGGCGAGGGTACTGGCTTGGGCCTATCACTTAGTTACGATATTATAGTGAAGGCGCATAACGGCACCATTGATATAGATAGCAAAGAGGGCGAGTACACCGAGTTTGTAATTTACATTCCGGCTAAAAACTAA
- a CDS encoding FAD-dependent oxidoreductase has product MLQTDAEVIIIGAGLAGLTAAKVLKAAGRSVKVIEATDSVGGRVKTDEVNGFLLDHGFQVLLTAYPETKRLLDYDALDLRKFHPGAIILGNKGITSIGDPIRQPSSLISTLFSSAGSLADKLRMLRLKIKLANKSIDKIFTDKETTTLNYLKKAGFSDRIISRFFIPFMTGIFLEPKLSTSSRMFEFVFKMFSEGDAAIPAKGMAMIPRQLADALNPTELLLNQKVVAIDDGRVITNSEAIYTCKYVLIATNGVSLPWPYQQATGSYHLVTNIYFTAANKPFNIPIIALNSKPGRLVNNIAVMNEVSPRYSKNGEALISVSLIGDHVTGDEAALAARVTNELKTWYPEATKWKHLKTYHINYALPNNDSVTNEPDYKIMRPNARCFVCGDHLMNGSINAAMKSGRLAAEAIINTMSNNE; this is encoded by the coding sequence ATGCTACAAACAGACGCTGAAGTAATTATAATTGGCGCGGGCTTAGCAGGGTTAACCGCCGCAAAGGTATTAAAGGCAGCGGGCCGGTCGGTAAAAGTGATTGAAGCTACTGATAGTGTTGGCGGCAGAGTAAAAACCGATGAGGTAAATGGCTTCCTGCTCGACCATGGTTTCCAGGTTTTGCTAACCGCCTATCCCGAAACAAAACGCTTGTTAGACTACGATGCCCTTGATCTGCGAAAATTCCATCCCGGCGCTATAATACTTGGCAACAAGGGTATCACCAGCATCGGCGATCCTATCAGGCAACCCTCGTCTTTAATAAGTACCTTATTTTCTTCGGCAGGTAGTTTAGCCGATAAGTTACGCATGCTTAGGCTTAAAATAAAACTGGCAAATAAAAGCATCGATAAGATATTTACCGATAAGGAAACAACTACGTTAAACTATCTAAAAAAGGCCGGTTTTAGTGATAGGATCATAAGCCGGTTTTTTATACCATTTATGACAGGTATTTTTCTGGAACCTAAACTGAGTACATCAAGCCGCATGTTTGAATTTGTGTTTAAAATGTTTAGCGAGGGCGATGCAGCCATTCCGGCAAAGGGCATGGCAATGATACCCCGGCAACTTGCAGATGCGTTAAACCCAACCGAGCTGCTATTAAACCAAAAAGTTGTTGCAATTGATGATGGCCGGGTAATAACCAATAGCGAGGCTATATATACCTGTAAATATGTGCTTATAGCTACTAATGGGGTAAGTTTGCCATGGCCTTATCAACAAGCAACAGGGTCTTATCATTTGGTAACTAATATTTACTTTACCGCCGCCAACAAACCGTTTAATATACCCATTATTGCGCTAAATAGTAAGCCCGGCAGGCTTGTAAATAACATAGCGGTGATGAATGAGGTATCGCCGCGCTATTCTAAAAACGGTGAGGCATTAATATCGGTATCACTTATTGGCGACCATGTAACCGGTGATGAAGCAGCACTTGCTGCAAGGGTAACAAACGAACTTAAAACGTGGTATCCGGAAGCTACCAAATGGAAACATTTAAAAACATATCATATCAACTACGCCCTACCAAATAATGACAGCGTGACAAATGAACCTGATTATAAAATAATGAGGCCAAATGCACGATGTTTTGTTTGCGGCGACCATTTGATGAATGGATCTATAAATGCAGCTATGAAAAGTGGCCGCCTTGCAGCCGAAGCTATTATAAACACGATGAGTAATAATGAATAA
- a CDS encoding flavin reductase family protein: MKSITSHQITDMEKYYRINLINSLAGYKSLHLLGTISNDGITNLCIVSSVFHLGANPPLLGMVIRPEREHNDTLSNINTTGQYTLNNVLPAWYMQAHQTSASYPSQVSEFDVCGFKKQYITGFKAPFVKQSTISIGLELRETIDVELNGTTIVIGEIMHILADDELITADGTIDHVKAETLTVAGLDTYSLPQPIGRLAYAKPGVPTKQLITADKV; encoded by the coding sequence ATGAAAAGCATTACCAGCCACCAGATAACCGACATGGAGAAATACTACCGTATTAACCTTATCAATAGTTTGGCGGGCTATAAATCCTTACACCTGTTGGGTACTATCAGCAATGATGGTATTACCAACCTTTGTATCGTTAGTTCAGTATTTCACCTGGGGGCCAATCCCCCGCTGCTGGGTATGGTTATACGGCCCGAGCGCGAACATAACGACACACTAAGCAACATTAACACAACGGGCCAGTATACACTAAACAATGTTTTACCCGCCTGGTATATGCAGGCCCACCAAACCAGCGCAAGCTACCCCTCGCAGGTATCGGAGTTTGATGTGTGCGGCTTTAAAAAACAATACATTACCGGCTTTAAGGCCCCTTTTGTAAAACAGTCTACCATAAGTATTGGCCTCGAGCTGCGCGAAACCATTGATGTAGAGCTTAACGGCACCACCATTGTAATTGGCGAAATAATGCACATACTGGCCGATGACGAGCTGATAACCGCCGACGGCACTATAGACCATGTAAAGGCCGAAACCCTTACGGTGGCCGGCTTAGATACCTACTCGCTGCCACAGCCAATAGGCAGGCTGGCCTATGCCAAGCCGGGTGTGCCAACTAAACAGTTAATTACAGCAGACAAAGTATAG
- a CDS encoding response regulator: MKILVVDDEADVQPLFLQRFRKEIRNHEIDFGFALSGEEALDYLKQKKSEIVLILSDINMPGMSGIELLGHIREDFDTPPPPVVMMITAYGDEENRRQAMEKGANDFLTKPLDFNLLKEKLKAFIEQ; the protein is encoded by the coding sequence ATGAAGATACTGGTAGTAGATGATGAGGCGGACGTACAGCCGCTATTTTTACAGCGTTTCCGCAAAGAGATACGCAATCACGAAATAGACTTTGGCTTTGCCTTATCAGGCGAGGAAGCGCTGGATTATTTAAAGCAAAAAAAGTCGGAAATAGTGTTGATACTAAGCGATATTAATATGCCCGGCATGAGCGGTATTGAGTTGCTTGGCCACATACGCGAAGACTTTGATACGCCGCCGCCACCCGTGGTTATGATGATAACCGCCTATGGCGATGAAGAGAACCGCCGGCAGGCGATGGAAAAAGGGGCGAATGATTTTTTAACCAAGCCCCTTGATTTTAATTTATTGAAAGAAAAACTTAAAGCGTTTATTGAACAATAA
- a CDS encoding response regulator, which yields MMAKILVVDDEADLELLVKQKFRKKIRENVYEFVFAQNGEEALLKVKEHPDLDIILSDINMPVMDGLTLLSRLPEANPMLKAVVVSAYGDMQNIRTAMNRGAFDFVCKPVDFEDLDLTMEKTIQHVKQLQETIRAIKENNILKMYVDENVLNFMTHKEFENSLMKNEVVDATVLFIDVCGFTAITENVPANTVVNLINSLFDKIVKEIVAQGGHVDKFMGDAVMAVFRGNYHLDRAIDAALAAKAQLNNVEAVTAGDKSYKPQIAVGINSGEMVSGNIGSASLKRLDYTVIGDAVNLAQRLQSSAKAGQIIISEETYHKAKESFKCERIGEVTLKNKALPVTIYEVVE from the coding sequence ATAATGGCCAAAATATTAGTAGTAGATGATGAAGCCGATCTGGAGCTGCTGGTAAAGCAAAAGTTTCGTAAAAAAATACGCGAAAACGTGTATGAGTTTGTTTTTGCGCAAAACGGCGAAGAGGCTTTGTTAAAAGTAAAGGAACACCCCGACCTGGATATTATATTAAGTGATATTAATATGCCGGTAATGGATGGCCTTACCTTGCTAAGCCGGTTGCCCGAGGCTAACCCCATGCTTAAGGCGGTGGTGGTATCGGCCTATGGCGATATGCAAAATATACGCACTGCCATGAACAGGGGTGCCTTTGATTTTGTGTGTAAGCCGGTTGATTTTGAGGACCTGGACCTTACCATGGAAAAAACCATACAGCATGTAAAACAACTACAGGAAACCATAAGGGCCATTAAAGAAAACAACATACTAAAAATGTATGTAGACGAGAATGTGCTTAATTTTATGACGCACAAGGAGTTTGAAAACAGCCTGATGAAGAATGAGGTAGTTGATGCCACTGTGTTGTTTATTGATGTTTGCGGCTTTACAGCCATTACCGAAAACGTACCCGCTAATACGGTAGTAAACCTGATAAACTCGTTGTTTGATAAGATTGTAAAAGAGATTGTTGCACAGGGCGGCCATGTTGATAAATTCATGGGCGACGCAGTAATGGCTGTATTTAGGGGCAATTACCATTTGGACAGGGCGATTGATGCCGCCCTTGCAGCCAAAGCGCAGTTAAACAACGTTGAAGCAGTAACGGCAGGCGATAAATCATACAAACCGCAAATAGCGGTAGGTATCAACTCGGGCGAAATGGTATCGGGCAATATCGGCTCTGCATCACTAAAACGATTGGATTATACCGTAATTGGCGATGCCGTAAACCTGGCGCAGCGCCTGCAATCGTCTGCAAAGGCGGGGCAGATCATCATATCCGAAGAAACCTACCATAAAGCCAAAGAATCGTTCAAATGCGAACGGATAGGCGAGGTTACCCTTAAAAACAAAGCCCTGCCCGTTACCATTTACGAAGTGGTAGAATAA
- a CDS encoding YitT family protein, translating into MLMKTTNIPQWITDTLYTLAGILFSGFALRSFLIPNKFFDGGVTGISLLIHEIYHLDISYIIVLANIPFIIMGAFHVNKRFAYKTLAAVIALGLCLQFFPYPQITSDKLLVSIFGGVFMGIGVGLAIRGGCALDGIEVLALYTGKRISFTISEIILGINIIIFLIAAIDLGLPTALYSIMTYYTASKTISFVIEGLEEYTGVTIISGESQLVKERLVMELGRGITVYKGERGFLRDSFDISQPVDIVFTVITRLEVRRLRNLVHEIDPKAFIFTSTIKEAAGGVLKKRARH; encoded by the coding sequence ATATTGATGAAGACCACAAACATTCCGCAATGGATAACCGATACCCTTTATACCCTTGCAGGTATCTTGTTTTCGGGGTTCGCTTTAAGGAGTTTCCTGATACCCAATAAGTTTTTTGACGGCGGCGTAACTGGTATATCACTGTTGATACACGAAATTTATCACTTAGATATTAGTTATATTATAGTGCTGGCCAATATCCCGTTTATTATAATGGGCGCTTTTCATGTAAATAAACGCTTTGCCTATAAAACTTTAGCCGCTGTAATAGCCCTGGGGCTTTGCCTGCAGTTCTTCCCATATCCGCAAATAACCTCCGATAAACTGCTGGTATCCATATTCGGTGGGGTATTTATGGGTATCGGCGTCGGTTTGGCCATACGCGGTGGCTGCGCGCTTGATGGCATCGAAGTGCTGGCGCTTTATACCGGCAAACGCATCAGTTTTACCATCAGCGAGATCATATTAGGTATCAACATCATTATCTTTTTGATAGCTGCTATTGACCTTGGCTTGCCAACCGCCCTATATTCTATCATGACGTATTATACAGCTTCCAAAACCATCAGCTTTGTGATAGAAGGGTTGGAAGAGTACACCGGTGTAACCATTATATCGGGCGAAAGCCAGCTGGTTAAAGAACGCCTGGTGATGGAACTTGGCCGCGGCATTACCGTTTATAAAGGCGAGCGCGGTTTTCTGCGCGACAGCTTTGATATTAGCCAACCCGTTGATATTGTTTTTACCGTAATAACCCGCCTTGAAGTAAGGCGCCTGCGCAACCTTGTACACGAAATAGACCCCAAAGCCTTTATTTTTACCAGCACCATTAAAGAAGCCGCCGGTGGCGTGCTCAAAAAACGGGCGAGACATTAA
- a CDS encoding dienelactone hydrolase family protein: MSQIKKEDVKQEVFDLYDDYAHNRLDRRSFMQKLSIYAVGGLTVPALMSFLMPDYKGNVQIKADDPRLQSGYINYSSPKGGGTIKGLLSKPADAKKKLGGVIVVHENRGLNPYIEDVGRRAALAGFISLAPDALTPLGGYPGNDDAGRELQSKRDKGEMEEDFIAAYNYLKNHPDCNGKVGVVGFCFGGGIANMMAVRVPDLAAAVPFYGSQPAADDVPKIKAPLLLHYASLDTRITAGWPVYEAALKQNGKKYDAFIYENVNHGFHNDTTPRYDKAAAELAWKRSIDFFTAQLA, from the coding sequence ATGAGCCAGATAAAAAAAGAAGACGTTAAGCAGGAAGTTTTTGACCTTTACGACGATTACGCGCATAACCGCCTGGATAGGCGCTCGTTTATGCAAAAACTGTCTATTTACGCGGTGGGTGGGTTAACCGTACCCGCGCTGATGAGTTTTTTAATGCCCGATTATAAGGGCAACGTACAAATAAAGGCAGATGACCCGCGCCTGCAATCGGGTTATATTAACTATTCGTCGCCTAAGGGCGGTGGTACCATTAAGGGGCTACTATCAAAACCCGCTGACGCCAAAAAGAAACTGGGTGGTGTAATTGTAGTTCACGAAAACCGCGGCCTAAACCCATATATAGAAGATGTAGGCCGCCGCGCCGCGTTGGCAGGCTTTATTTCGCTGGCGCCTGATGCGCTTACCCCGCTGGGCGGTTACCCCGGTAACGACGATGCCGGGCGCGAATTGCAAAGCAAAAGGGATAAAGGCGAAATGGAAGAAGATTTTATTGCCGCCTATAACTACCTTAAAAACCACCCCGATTGCAATGGCAAGGTGGGTGTTGTTGGCTTTTGCTTTGGCGGCGGCATAGCCAATATGATGGCTGTGCGCGTGCCCGACCTTGCCGCCGCCGTACCTTTTTACGGCAGCCAGCCCGCTGCTGATGATGTACCTAAAATTAAAGCGCCGTTGTTACTGCATTATGCATCGTTAGATACGCGCATAACCGCCGGCTGGCCGGTTTACGAGGCCGCTTTAAAACAGAATGGTAAAAAATACGATGCCTTTATTTACGAAAACGTGAACCATGGCTTTCATAACGATACCACGCCGCGGTATGACAAAGCCGCCGCAGAACTGGCCTGGAAACGCTCAATCGACTTTTTTACAGCGCAACTGGCATAA
- the folE gene encoding GTP cyclohydrolase I FolE, with amino-acid sequence MTNNTIVDQQDEQDLLHFDHDHHSSTLNTPLREDAFVLDDDTKVDLIAKHFAGIMQVLGMDLEDDSLKDTPKRVAKMYVKEIFSGLNPANKPKPTLFKNPFRYKQMLVEKNISVFSNCEHHFVPIVGKAHVAYISNGQVIGLSKLNRIVQYCSQRPQVQERLTIQIANLMKEALGTEDVAVIVDAHHHCVSSRGIRDAGSTTITAEYSGRFLEADTRNEFLKHIAS; translated from the coding sequence ATGACAAACAACACTATAGTTGACCAACAAGACGAACAAGACCTTTTACACTTTGACCACGACCACCATAGTTCAACCCTTAACACCCCTTTAAGGGAAGATGCCTTTGTGCTTGACGACGACACAAAAGTAGACCTGATAGCCAAGCACTTTGCAGGCATAATGCAGGTATTAGGTATGGACCTGGAAGACGACAGCCTGAAAGATACGCCAAAGCGGGTAGCCAAAATGTATGTTAAAGAAATTTTTAGCGGCCTTAACCCGGCCAATAAGCCAAAGCCAACGCTTTTTAAAAACCCGTTCAGATACAAGCAAATGCTGGTAGAAAAAAACATATCGGTTTTTAGCAATTGCGAGCACCATTTTGTACCCATTGTAGGCAAGGCACATGTAGCTTACATCAGCAACGGGCAGGTAATAGGCCTGTCTAAATTAAACCGCATAGTACAGTACTGCTCGCAACGCCCGCAGGTGCAGGAAAGGTTAACCATACAAATAGCCAACCTGATGAAAGAAGCCCTTGGCACGGAAGATGTAGCCGTTATTGTAGATGCACATCACCATTGCGTATCAAGCCGGGGTATAAGAGATGCCGGCAGTACAACCATAACGGCCGAATACAGCGGCCGCTTTTTAGAAGCCGATACCAGGAATGAATTTCTTAAACATATAGCATCCTGA
- a CDS encoding Rieske 2Fe-2S domain-containing protein, which produces MDRKEFLSAVGISAVAFAALSCAGCSKSSDSGASSGVNGATGVDFTLDLSAGANASLLSNGGHVVSNSIIVARTNAGAYIAVQQSCTHQNYPLAYEPGNQRFYCNNHGATFNEKGVVTGGPTNRSLTVYKTTLTGTSLRVYS; this is translated from the coding sequence ATGGATAGAAAAGAGTTTCTTTCGGCAGTTGGCATTAGCGCGGTAGCTTTTGCAGCATTAAGTTGTGCAGGTTGCAGCAAAAGCAGCGATAGCGGTGCATCATCGGGTGTTAATGGCGCAACAGGAGTTGATTTTACCCTTGACCTAAGCGCGGGGGCAAACGCGTCGTTATTAAGCAATGGCGGGCATGTAGTTTCAAATAGTATAATAGTAGCACGCACCAACGCGGGGGCTTATATAGCGGTTCAGCAATCGTGTACACATCAAAATTACCCGCTTGCTTACGAGCCGGGAAACCAGCGCTTTTACTGCAATAACCATGGTGCCACGTTTAACGAAAAGGGAGTTGTTACCGGTGGACCGACTAACCGGTCGTTAACGGTATATAAAACAACATTAACAGGTACATCATTAAGGGTGTATTCATAA